A stretch of the Cyprinus carpio isolate SPL01 chromosome B4, ASM1834038v1, whole genome shotgun sequence genome encodes the following:
- the LOC109062127 gene encoding zinc-binding protein A33-like, with protein sequence MRCTHYAYTEARHYKRGGHAKKPFDMDFTCLICCDIFIDPVTLKCSHSLCEKCLQRFWTTQDVPHCPVCRKECSHDEPTKSLAFRALCETFKNRKPTAVSGDVCPEHKEALKLFCFEDQQPICVVCYTSKKHENHKCSPVDEAAGNLKEDLKTQMDRHQATLTELKKAQKSCLKQAELIKKHTSITENQIKKEFEKLHQFLTEEEKKQIRSLRKEMEPKDEKLKARIENFSTQISDLSERMASFWQDMEAENISFLQNYSNTLKRLKCPSVPNRTPVLQQYQIHQYHIQTIIFTTWARMQNLVEHPPVTLDPDTASSKLLVSEDCTSVEYVEAKLHVSDNPRRLQEGVLASQGFSSGVHCWDVEVGDSNNWTLGVMGERVNRKKLCKMDPKNCFWCFRNVDGTYKKGNKPVSDIDCNERPNIIRLQLDFDEGELRFTEPFRNRSLCTYTGGFPEITTEYFYNQKNKTPKTKLPQN encoded by the exons ATGAGATGCACCCATTACGCATACACCGAGGCTCGCCACTACAAACGTGGAGGGCATGCAAAGAAGCCTTTTGACATG GATTTCACATGCCTCATCTGTTGTGATATCTTCATCGATCCGGTCACTCTGAAATGTAGCCACAGTTTGTGTGAGAAATGCCTCCAGCGTTTTTGGACGACTCAGGATGTGCCGCACTGTCCAGTCTGTCGGAAGGAATGCTCTCACGACGAGCCCACCAAGAGCCTGGCGTTCAGAGCACTCTGTGAGACCTTCAAGAACAGAAAACCCACTGCTGTTTCAGGAGACGTTTGTCCAGAACATAAAGAGGCACTCAAACTCTTCTGCTTTGAGGACCAGCAGCCCATCTGTGTGGTCTGTTACACATCAAAGAAGCATGAAAATCACAAGTGTTCTCCTGTCGACGAGGCCGCTGGGAATTTAAAG GAGGATCTCAAGACTCAAATGGACAGACATCAGGCAACACTCACAGAGCTCAAGAAAGCCCAAAAGAGCTGCCTGAAACAGGCTGAGCTCATTAAG AAACACACCAGTATAACAGAAAACCAAATCAAGAAGGAATTTGAGAAGCTCCATCAGTTTCTTACAGAGGAAGAGAAGAAACAGATCAGGTCGTTGCGTAAAGAAATGGAACCTAAAGATGAGAAACTCAAGGCTAGAATAGAGAATTTCTCCACACAGATATCAGATCTGTCTGAGAGGATGGCATCCTTCTGGCAGGAtatggaagctgaaaacatctcATTCCTCCAG aATTACAGCAATACATTAAAAAG ACTCAAATGCCCATCAGTACCAAACAGGACCCCTGTATTACAGCAATATCAAATTCATCAGTATCACATTCAGACAATCATTTTCACCACCTGGGCCAGAATGCAGAATCTTGTGGAACACC CTCCTGTGACTCTGGATCCAGACACAGCCTCCAGTAAACTGCTGGTGTCAGAGGATTGCACCAGTGTTGAGTATGTAGAAGCGAAACTGCATGTGTCTGATAACCCAAGGAGGCTGCAGGAGGGGGTACTGGCCTCACAGGGCTTCAGCTCAGGTGTGCACTGCTGGGACGTAGAGGTGGGAGATAGCAATAACTGGACACTAGGAGTGATGGGGGAAAGAGTGAACCGCAAAAAACTTTGCAAAATGGATCCAAAAAATTGTTTCTGGTGTTTTCGTAATGTAGATGGTACATACAAGAAAGGAAATAAACCTGTCAGTGATATTGATTGCAATGAAAGGCCAAATATCATCCGACTGCAGCTGGACTTTGATGAAGGAGAGCTGAGATTCACTGAACCCTTCAGAAACAGAAGTCTGTGCACCTACACGGGTGGATTTCCAGAGATCACCACTGAGTATTTctacaatcaaaaaaacaaaacaccaaaaacaaaactgcCACAAAActaa
- the LOC109062153 gene encoding zinc-binding protein A33-like, with protein MADALSFLEEDLTCLICCDIFTDPVTLKCSHSLCEKCLQRFWTTQDVPHCPVCRKECSHDEPTKSLAFRALCETFKNRKPSAVSGDVCPEHKEELKLFCFEDQQPICVVCYTSKKHENHKCSPVDEAAGNLKRDLKTQMDRHQVTITELKKAQESCVKQSELFKERTSKDENQIKEEFEKLHQFLRDEEEKHIRSLHKEIKLLDEKLEARMKELSSKISDLSENMAAVWQDMEEENITFLQNYRDTVKRLQHPLVPNTTPELQEHQHYPIQTMIFTTWARMQNLVEQSPVTLDPDTASSKLLVSQDYTSVEYLEMKINMYDNPERLYVGVLASQGFSSGVHCWDVEVRDNDHWTLGVVGETVNRKKLYKMDPKNHFWCFRYVNGTYKKGNKPVSDIDCNERPNIIRLQLDFDEGELRFTEPFRNRSLCTYTGGFPEKVFPYFCTGDVDTPLNVFPANRQKL; from the exons ATGGCAGACGCTTTGTCCTTTCTGGAAGAGGACTTGACATGCCTCATCTGTTGTGATATCTTCACCGATCCGGTCACTCTGAAATGTAGCCACAGTTTGTGTGAGAAATGCCTCCAGCGTTTCTGGACGACTCAGGATGTGCCGCACTGTCCAGTCTGTCGGAAGGAATGCTCTCACGACGAGCCCACCAAGAGCCTGGCGTTCAGAGCACTCTGTGAGACCTTCAAGAACAGAAAACCCTCTGCTGTTTCAGGAGACGTTTGTCCAGAACATAAAGAGGAACTCAAACTCTTCTGCTTTGAGGACCAGCAGCCCATCTGTGTGGTCTGTTACACATCAAAGAAGCACGAAAATCACAAGTGTTCTCCTGTCGACGAGGCCGCTGGGAATTTAAAG AGAGATCTCAAGACACAGATGGACAGACATCAGGTGACAATCACAGAGCTCAAGAAAGCTCAAGAGAGCTGTGTGAAACAGAGCGAGCTCTTTAAG GAACGCACTAGTAAGGATGAAAACCAGATAAAGGAGGAATTTGAGAAGCTCCATCAGTTTCTTAGAGACGAGGAGGAGAAACACATTAGATCCTTGCATAAAGAAATTAAACTTCTAGATGAGAAACTCGAGGCCAGAATGAAGGAGCTCTCTTCAAAGATATCAGATCTGTCTGAGAATATGGCAGCCGTCTGGCAGGATATGGAAGAAGAAAACATCACATTTCTCCAG AATTACAGGGATACAGTAAAAAG ACTCCAACACCCATTAGTACCAAACACAACCCCTGAACTACAGGAACATCAACACTATCCCATTCAGACAATGATCTTCACCACCTGGGCCAGGATGCAGAACCTTGTTGAACAGT CTCCTGTGACTCTGGATCCAGACACAGCCTCCAGTAAACTGCTGGTGTCACAGGATTACACCAGTGTTGAGTACttagaaatgaaaattaatatgtATGATAACCCAGAGAGGCTGTATGTGGGAGTGCTGGCCTCACAGGGCTTCAGCTCAGGTGTGCACTGCTGGGACGTAGAGGTGAGAGACAATGACCACTGGACACTGGGAGTGGTGGGAGAGACAGTAAACCgcaaaaaactttacaaaatggATCCAAAGAATCATTTTTGGTGTTTTCGTTATGTGAATGGTACATACAAGAAAGGAAATAAACCTGTCAGTGATATTGATTGCAACGAGAGGCCGAATATCATCCGACTGCAGCTGGACTTTGATGAAGGAGAGCTGAGATTCACTGAACCCTTCAGAAACAGAAGTTTGTGCACCTACACAGGTGGATTTCCAGAGAAAGTGTTCCCATATTTCTGTACTGGAGATGTAGACACACCGCTTAATGTTTTCCCAGCAAATAGACAAAAACTGTAA